One region of Aminobacterium colombiense DSM 12261 genomic DNA includes:
- a CDS encoding YgiQ family radical SAM protein: protein MTHSFLPVSQKDMEQRDWDILDFLFISADAYVDHPSFGHAIITRILDNAGFKVGIIPQPEWRDTKDFARLGRPRLGVLVSAGNLDSMLNKLTASKKSRSTDSYSPGGKAGQRPDRATIAYCNRIRELWGNIPLIIGGIEASLRRFAHYDYWSDAVRRSILIDSQADLLVYGMGEKQIIQIAELLKKGIPVSEIRDIHGTCYKNQSIERLWNYEECPSFESVVSDKAAFAEAFRIQYIEQDPVRGKTVVQRHDTFYVIQNPPAAPLSTSELDSVYQLPYTRTWHPMYEKDGGVPALKEVEFSLTTHRGCFGSCAFCAITSHQGRIIQSRSEESIMDEAILLTKLPGFKGYIHDVGGPTANFNRPSCDDQLLRGTCKNKQCIGPVPCGNLRVDHEGYLELLHELRTLPGVKKVFIRSGIRFDYLLADKKSSRRFLEELCRYHVSGQLKVAPEHVSENVLALMGKSGKHVYEQFMKEYENMNKKLGKKQYLVPYFISSHPGAGLKEAIELAEFVRDLNFMPEQVQDFIPTPGSLATCMYYTGINPLTKEAVYVPKSSHERKLQRALLQYRNPSNHRFVREALKIAGREDLIGWGEKCLVPPEKKESRERQERREKGKSKRRH, encoded by the coding sequence TTGACGCATTCCTTTTTACCAGTATCGCAAAAAGATATGGAGCAAAGAGACTGGGACATCCTTGATTTCCTTTTCATAAGTGCTGATGCCTATGTAGATCATCCTAGTTTCGGCCATGCTATTATAACGCGCATCCTTGATAATGCAGGCTTTAAGGTAGGTATTATACCGCAGCCAGAGTGGCGTGACACGAAGGACTTCGCCAGGTTGGGACGCCCTCGATTGGGGGTGCTTGTTTCAGCTGGCAACCTTGACTCAATGCTGAACAAACTGACAGCTTCTAAAAAAAGCAGAAGCACGGACAGTTATTCCCCTGGAGGAAAGGCTGGGCAGCGCCCAGACCGAGCGACTATAGCCTACTGCAATCGTATTCGTGAACTTTGGGGAAACATCCCTCTTATAATCGGCGGGATAGAAGCGAGTTTGCGCCGGTTTGCCCACTATGATTACTGGTCAGATGCTGTTCGTCGTTCCATCCTTATTGATAGCCAGGCTGATTTGCTGGTGTATGGAATGGGAGAGAAGCAGATCATCCAGATCGCAGAGTTATTGAAAAAGGGGATACCGGTTTCAGAAATACGGGATATACATGGAACTTGCTATAAAAACCAGAGTATTGAAAGACTTTGGAATTATGAAGAATGTCCTTCTTTCGAATCTGTTGTGAGTGATAAGGCGGCCTTTGCTGAAGCTTTTCGCATTCAGTACATTGAACAGGATCCAGTGAGAGGGAAAACGGTAGTACAGCGCCATGATACTTTCTACGTTATTCAGAATCCACCGGCTGCACCCTTGAGCACATCAGAGCTTGATTCTGTTTATCAGCTTCCCTACACACGCACATGGCATCCCATGTATGAAAAGGACGGAGGAGTGCCAGCTCTCAAGGAAGTGGAGTTCAGCCTCACTACTCACCGAGGATGTTTTGGAAGCTGTGCTTTTTGCGCCATAACGTCTCATCAGGGCCGAATAATTCAGAGTCGTTCAGAAGAATCTATCATGGACGAGGCCATCCTCCTGACGAAGCTCCCTGGTTTTAAGGGATACATTCACGATGTTGGGGGGCCCACTGCGAATTTCAACCGACCGTCGTGCGATGATCAGCTCCTGCGAGGAACATGTAAGAACAAACAGTGCATTGGCCCTGTTCCATGCGGGAACTTGCGTGTAGACCATGAAGGCTACTTAGAGCTATTGCACGAGCTTAGAACGTTACCAGGTGTCAAAAAGGTCTTTATACGATCTGGAATTCGCTTCGATTACCTTCTAGCGGATAAAAAGAGCAGTAGACGCTTTCTCGAGGAGCTTTGCAGGTATCACGTAAGTGGCCAGTTAAAAGTGGCTCCGGAGCATGTTTCTGAGAATGTGCTCGCGTTAATGGGCAAATCAGGGAAACATGTATATGAACAATTTATGAAGGAATACGAGAATATGAATAAGAAACTGGGGAAAAAACAGTATCTTGTGCCATATTTTATTTCCAGCCATCCCGGGGCTGGTTTGAAAGAAGCAATAGAACTGGCAGAATTTGTTCGAGATCTGAACTTCATGCCTGAACAGGTTCAGGATTTTATCCCAACCCCCGGAAGCCTGGCAACCTGCATGTATTACACAGGAATCAACCCATTAACAAAGGAAGCGGTGTATGTACCTAAAAGCAGCCATGAAAGAAAATTGCAAAGGGCGTTGTTGCAATATCGTAACCCTTCTAACCATCGTTTTGTGCGAGAAGCATTAAAGATTGCCGGTCGTGAAGATCTTATAGGCTGGGGCGAAAAATGTCTTGTCCCGCCAGAAAAAAAAGAATCAAGAGAAAGACAAGAAAGGCGCGAGAAAGGCAAGTCTAAGAGGAGGCACTAG
- a CDS encoding SIR2 family NAD-dependent protein deacylase produces the protein MNQYKKIAECLGSAHHLVIFSGAGMSTSSGLPDFRSSQGLWSRYNPMALASIDAMENNREAFLDFYRYRINALKNASPNLGHCILSKWEEENLLQGIITQNVDGFHQEAGCRNVVELHGTLRKARCSRCKNEFPSELLLTEELCPDCKGILRPGVVLFGEMLPDTPMKRAHELSLKSDVFMVLGSSLNVSPANFFPLEAHEAGAKLIILNREPTQYDSMASFVVRENLVDALERIQQIMHREGGH, from the coding sequence ATGAACCAATATAAAAAAATTGCGGAATGTCTGGGCAGCGCTCATCACCTCGTTATTTTTTCAGGTGCGGGGATGAGCACCTCATCGGGTTTGCCTGATTTCAGATCTTCCCAGGGGCTATGGTCTCGTTATAACCCAATGGCATTGGCGTCTATAGACGCGATGGAAAACAATAGAGAAGCCTTTCTGGATTTTTACCGATATCGTATCAATGCTTTGAAGAATGCCTCGCCGAATCTTGGTCACTGCATATTGTCAAAGTGGGAAGAAGAAAACCTTCTCCAAGGCATAATAACCCAGAATGTTGACGGGTTTCACCAGGAAGCTGGCTGTAGGAATGTTGTAGAGCTCCATGGCACCCTTAGGAAAGCGAGGTGTAGCCGCTGTAAAAATGAATTTCCTTCTGAGCTCTTATTAACAGAAGAGCTTTGCCCGGACTGCAAGGGCATCCTTCGCCCAGGAGTGGTCCTTTTTGGTGAAATGTTGCCCGATACTCCTATGAAGCGGGCTCATGAACTTTCATTAAAAAGTGATGTATTTATGGTTCTGGGATCATCCTTAAATGTTTCACCTGCTAATTTTTTCCCTTTAGAGGCCCATGAGGCAGGAGCTAAACTTATTATTCTCAACAGAGAACCCACCCAATATGACTCTATGGCATCTTTTGTAGTTCGTGAAAACCTTGTGGATGCTTTAGAAAGAATTCAACAGATAATGCATAGAGAGGGGGGCCATTAA
- the corA gene encoding magnesium/cobalt transporter CorA: MTQKLKKHRRSDKAGLPPGSLIHVGEKKMGDVALHLMRYGVDVLDERSLSDFHDYERKDSAGVIDWLDVVGLHEAPLIEEIGETFSIHPLVLEDILNTEQRPKTDEYEDFLYVVLKMLDIDEQTGDLTIEQVSFILKDNLVISFQERIGDVFEPVRERIRSTAGRFRRLGADYLLYALMDSVVDRYFVILERLGEQIEDTEDLLLAHPDQETVRSIYKMKRELLILRHAVWPLREAVNTIRKTESSLIQLQTRTYFGDLYDHVIQNIDTVENFRETVSGMLDLYLSSLSNRMNDVMKVLTVIATLFIPLTFIVGIYGMNFKYMPELEWKLGYPFVWVIMGFIAFAMIYLFKRKKWL; encoded by the coding sequence ATGACACAAAAGCTAAAGAAGCATCGCCGTTCTGACAAGGCGGGGCTTCCGCCTGGGAGCCTTATCCATGTTGGAGAGAAAAAAATGGGTGATGTTGCGTTGCATTTGATGCGATATGGTGTGGATGTTTTAGATGAGAGGTCTTTATCCGACTTTCATGATTATGAAAGAAAAGATTCAGCAGGGGTAATAGACTGGCTTGATGTAGTGGGGCTTCATGAAGCGCCACTTATCGAAGAGATTGGCGAAACTTTTTCTATCCACCCGCTTGTTCTTGAAGATATTCTTAATACAGAGCAACGACCCAAAACAGACGAATATGAAGATTTTTTGTATGTCGTTCTTAAGATGCTCGACATTGATGAGCAAACAGGAGACCTCACCATAGAACAAGTTAGCTTCATACTGAAAGATAATCTCGTAATATCCTTTCAAGAGCGTATTGGGGATGTTTTTGAACCCGTCCGGGAACGAATACGTAGTACAGCAGGGCGCTTTAGACGTCTTGGTGCCGATTACCTTCTTTATGCCCTCATGGACTCAGTTGTTGACCGTTATTTTGTTATTTTGGAACGTCTGGGAGAGCAGATAGAGGATACAGAAGACCTTCTGCTAGCTCATCCTGACCAGGAAACGGTTCGTTCAATTTATAAAATGAAACGGGAACTTTTGATATTAAGACATGCCGTATGGCCTCTCCGGGAAGCTGTAAATACTATTCGTAAAACTGAAAGCTCCCTTATCCAGCTCCAAACCCGAACCTATTTCGGTGATCTTTACGATCATGTCATTCAAAACATAGACACTGTGGAAAATTTCAGAGAAACAGTTTCTGGAATGCTTGACCTCTATCTTTCCTCCTTAAGCAACCGTATGAACGATGTGATGAAAGTTCTTACGGTCATTGCCACTCTCTTTATTCCCCTAACCTTTATAGTAGGTATCTATGGGATGAATTTTAAATACATGCCAGAACTTGAGTGGAAATTGGGATACCCATTCGTATGGGTAATAATGGGCTTTATTGCTTTTGCCATGATCTATTTGTTTAAGAGAAAGAAGTGGTTATGA
- a CDS encoding chromate transporter yields MKLLLLALAFARIGIGAFGGGISTIPLIEHELVMNYGWLTLEEFNQVLALAQVTPGPIAINAATFVGYHQAGVLGSLIATLSVASAPLLILFLVLLMMKKSSDEKVDHFKRSLRPAVGALLTLAVVPLLKTALSQWQTAALFCLGLVLFQLRIFKNNPPLLFILFGLAGLLIFQ; encoded by the coding sequence GTGAAGCTTCTATTGCTCGCCCTGGCCTTTGCCCGTATTGGGATAGGGGCCTTTGGTGGCGGTATTTCAACCATCCCTCTTATAGAGCATGAACTTGTCATGAATTATGGCTGGTTGACTCTCGAAGAGTTCAATCAGGTTTTGGCCTTAGCCCAGGTCACTCCAGGACCTATTGCCATCAATGCCGCGACCTTCGTAGGATATCATCAGGCTGGTGTTTTAGGTTCTCTTATAGCAACTCTTTCTGTTGCTTCAGCGCCTCTTCTTATCTTGTTTTTAGTTCTTCTCATGATGAAGAAAAGTTCCGACGAGAAAGTTGATCATTTTAAAAGATCGTTGCGTCCAGCAGTGGGAGCTCTATTGACTCTTGCAGTGGTTCCTCTTTTAAAAACCGCTCTTTCCCAGTGGCAGACGGCCGCTCTGTTTTGTTTGGGCCTTGTTCTTTTTCAGCTTCGTATATTTAAAAATAACCCCCCTCTTCTTTTTATACTCTTTGGTCTGGCCGGACTTCTTATTTTTCAATAA
- a CDS encoding chromate transporter translates to MTPWQLFKMFFKISSVTFGGGVVILGMAETEVRKRGDMSEQDLLDIVSLSAAMPGPIAVSSSFLIGKHYSGIRGAFMAVLGVLVPPFTIILLLSNLVLKYHNSPALKAFFLGVICAVAALLVNVVVRQLKSILLPDLLNLVPYAFVILLMVFFNIHPLFAVAGGVAIQWLRKEKKS, encoded by the coding sequence ATGACACCGTGGCAGCTGTTTAAAATGTTTTTTAAAATTAGTTCCGTAACATTTGGAGGCGGCGTAGTTATCCTTGGCATGGCAGAAACTGAAGTTCGCAAACGAGGTGACATGTCTGAACAGGATTTATTGGACATAGTGAGCCTATCCGCGGCAATGCCAGGGCCTATAGCTGTATCATCCTCTTTTCTTATAGGGAAGCATTATAGTGGTATTAGGGGCGCGTTCATGGCAGTTTTAGGGGTTTTAGTTCCTCCTTTTACTATTATTTTGCTCCTTTCGAACCTTGTGTTGAAGTATCACAACTCCCCTGCATTAAAGGCTTTTTTCCTTGGCGTTATTTGTGCAGTAGCTGCGCTATTGGTCAATGTTGTAGTCCGACAACTGAAATCCATTCTTCTTCCTGATCTCTTGAATTTAGTCCCCTATGCCTTCGTTATCCTTTTAATGGTCTTCTTTAATATCCACCCACTTTTTGCTGTGGCTGGGGGGGTAGCCATTCAATGGCTTAGAAAGGAGAAAAAGTCGTGA
- a CDS encoding UDP-2,3-diacylglucosamine diphosphatase, with protein sequence MHYRTIFVSDVHLGSKWSKVDQLAAFLSSSFCDRLYLVGDIIDGWKFRHEALKTRSSHYILQLLLKLSEKTEVFYIPGNHDDFLKEFSGRTLGGIHILERVFHTAADGRRYLITHGDEFDIVSKYTQWLARIGDAAYETSLWLNDGLSRLFLSDNSKWSLSRRAKRTVKEFVKYISGYERKITETAEKYNVEGIICGHIHRPVMKKIGALLYCNTGDWLESCSAVVETQDGSIKPLLWQQIRSQAQTLFDGNGNLGLPAFPFTEIPLPFLSCKSR encoded by the coding sequence ATGCATTATCGTACAATTTTTGTTTCTGACGTTCATCTTGGATCTAAATGGAGCAAAGTCGACCAGTTAGCGGCCTTCCTTTCCTCTTCTTTTTGTGACCGCCTTTATTTAGTGGGGGACATTATAGATGGCTGGAAATTCAGACACGAAGCCTTAAAAACTCGTTCTTCCCACTATATTCTCCAGTTGCTTCTTAAACTGTCTGAAAAAACAGAGGTCTTCTATATCCCTGGGAACCATGATGATTTTCTTAAGGAATTTAGCGGACGAACTCTTGGTGGGATACATATCCTTGAAAGAGTTTTTCATACAGCTGCGGATGGACGACGATATTTGATTACCCATGGAGACGAATTTGACATTGTATCAAAATATACACAATGGTTGGCAAGAATTGGGGACGCAGCTTACGAAACATCACTTTGGTTGAATGATGGCCTTAGCCGCTTGTTTCTTTCTGATAATTCAAAATGGTCGCTATCGAGAAGGGCAAAAAGGACAGTAAAGGAATTTGTAAAGTACATAAGCGGATACGAAAGAAAGATCACGGAAACCGCAGAGAAATATAATGTGGAAGGCATTATTTGCGGACATATCCATCGCCCTGTCATGAAGAAGATTGGAGCCCTTCTTTACTGCAATACTGGAGACTGGCTTGAAAGCTGTTCTGCTGTTGTCGAAACACAGGATGGAAGTATCAAACCCCTTTTGTGGCAACAGATACGAAGTCAGGCTCAAACCCTTTTTGATGGGAATGGCAATCTCGGGTTGCCAGCGTTTCCCTTTACAGAGATACCCTTGCCCTTTTTAAGCTGTAAAAGTCGTTAA
- a CDS encoding EamA family transporter yields the protein MVLIKGHPFTGFPFSTWGALRGMALIPQILGHSCYNWTLRYLNPGSVSVALLGESLRSSFLAWLLWRENIHTITIIGGILILLGMKQ from the coding sequence TTGGTCCTGATAAAAGGTCATCCTTTTACAGGATTTCCTTTTTCCACATGGGGGGCTTTGCGAGGAATGGCTCTTATCCCCCAAATTCTTGGGCATAGCTGCTATAATTGGACGTTACGTTACCTCAACCCAGGGAGCGTTTCTGTCGCGCTTTTAGGGGAATCTCTTAGGAGCTCATTTTTAGCTTGGCTTTTGTGGAGAGAAAACATCCACACAATCACCATAATTGGTGGTATTCTTATTTTGTTGGGAATGAAACAATAA